Proteins encoded within one genomic window of Homalodisca vitripennis isolate AUS2020 unplaced genomic scaffold, UT_GWSS_2.1 ScUCBcl_4186;HRSCAF=10214, whole genome shotgun sequence:
- the LOC124372847 gene encoding protein chibby homolog 1-like gives MPLFSSNKFSPKKIPQRKANSFSRQKLVEEEGESRLDIGNVKLNIGEQQFVFEDGEWTPESGVVGDKHKENQRLLQRIKQLESEKNLLQLKTEVLLDMLTETTAEAHIQDKEITRLRHELTKATL, from the exons ATGCCTTTGTTTTCAAGCAATAAATTCTCCCCAAAGAAGATACCTCAGCGGAAGGCCAACAGTTTCTCCAGGCAAAAGCTAGTTGAAGAAGAAGGAGAGAGTAGATTGGACATTGGCAATGTGAAGTTAAATATTGGAGAGCAACAGTTTGTGTTTGAAGATGGAGAATGGACTCCTG AGAGTGGAGTAGTTGGAGATAAACATAAGGAGAACCAAAGGCTTCTGCAGCGAATAAAACAACTTGAATCAGAAAAAAACTTGTTGCAGCTGAAGACTGAGGTACTTTTAGACATG CTGACAGAAACAACAGCTGAAGCCCACATCCAAGACAAGGAGATTACAAGGTTACGCCATGAACTAACAAAGGCAACTTTATAA